A portion of the Sulfuricurvum kujiense DSM 16994 genome contains these proteins:
- a CDS encoding 4Fe-4S binding protein, protein MDKLLTLTALRRVIQLTAFVFFVYGAMIFATFYTGDKLTQSLPALSCAYDQSGGDFCALIPLQHQMDHRVSSIFTQGEKVLPALMGTLITLGTVAVLILILNKAFCGWLCPLGFFQETIGMIGTKLGLTQMGTLSRETITKIRPIKWFIFLFLVLILPLLTGIGFLGHEWGNPYCSICPSRIMTTAMTGDMSQVYISQANWGYFALSLIADLLFGLMIALALFVRAPFCRICPILPMQTLFKKIGLLRLVKNGSSSCESCGNCVKACPMDIYEIQESAENKNITHADCTLCGRCIEFCPHDGVMNFKYGPVTILSSSKEGFKKRTKIDKWWRG, encoded by the coding sequence GTGGATAAATTGTTAACGTTGACGGCACTTAGACGGGTCATCCAGCTCACCGCTTTTGTCTTTTTTGTCTATGGGGCAATGATTTTCGCTACCTTTTACACCGGGGACAAACTCACCCAAAGTCTCCCCGCCCTCTCATGCGCCTATGATCAGAGCGGGGGAGATTTTTGTGCGCTGATCCCATTACAGCATCAGATGGATCACCGAGTGTCGAGTATCTTCACCCAAGGTGAAAAAGTTCTGCCTGCATTGATGGGAACCCTCATCACACTCGGAACCGTTGCCGTACTCATCCTTATACTCAATAAAGCCTTTTGCGGATGGCTCTGTCCGCTCGGATTTTTCCAAGAGACTATAGGGATGATCGGAACCAAACTGGGCCTCACTCAGATGGGAACTCTTTCACGTGAAACGATTACGAAAATCCGCCCGATCAAATGGTTTATATTTCTCTTTTTGGTACTCATTCTCCCCCTTTTGACCGGTATCGGCTTTCTCGGGCATGAATGGGGAAATCCGTATTGCTCGATCTGCCCCAGCCGTATCATGACGACCGCCATGACGGGAGATATGTCGCAAGTCTATATTTCTCAGGCGAATTGGGGCTATTTTGCCCTCTCACTGATTGCCGATTTGCTGTTCGGACTGATGATCGCTCTGGCACTGTTCGTAAGAGCACCTTTCTGTCGTATCTGTCCGATCCTGCCGATGCAGACATTGTTTAAAAAGATCGGGCTGCTCCGCCTTGTGAAAAACGGCTCGTCCAGCTGCGAATCGTGCGGTAACTGCGTCAAAGCGTGTCCTATGGATATTTACGAGATACAAGAATCGGCGGAAAATAAAAATATTACCCATGCCGACTGTACACTCTGCGGCCGATGCATCGAGTTCTGCCCGCATGACGGTGTTATGAATTTCAAATACGGCCCTGTTACGATTCTCTCTTCGTCCAAAGAAGGATTTAAAAAACGGACAAAAATTGATAAATGGTGGAGAGGCTAA
- a CDS encoding sulfite exporter TauE/SafE family protein, translating to MTLLSLFLVALSYGATACMLTCMPLLSPILLANSATRQQSLKVLLPISLGRISGYIVLSLIAFAGSSLLKNIIADKTLIGYLLGALTIFLAGRLWFSLKAGSSCCSSTPQQTPQGNFALFFTGLLLSMSLCAPVITMMTLSAATHSIGWAISYGAVFGLGATLLWFLFFSVVLTAILKESLVHLSRYRGFLQHAAPILLAGIGIAIIKGWIYL from the coding sequence ATGACCCTACTCTCTTTATTCCTTGTTGCTCTTTCTTACGGCGCCACCGCATGCATGCTTACCTGCATGCCGCTGCTCTCACCGATTCTTTTGGCGAACAGCGCAACGCGGCAGCAAAGCCTTAAAGTGCTCCTCCCTATCAGTCTGGGTCGTATCAGCGGCTATATCGTACTATCGCTTATCGCCTTTGCAGGTTCCTCTCTCCTAAAAAATATCATAGCCGACAAAACACTGATAGGATATTTGCTGGGGGCACTTACCATTTTTCTCGCTGGGCGCTTATGGTTTTCACTAAAAGCCGGTTCATCGTGCTGCAGCTCAACGCCCCAACAAACGCCTCAAGGAAATTTCGCCCTATTCTTTACCGGACTTCTTCTTTCTATGTCATTGTGTGCCCCCGTCATAACCATGATGACACTGAGTGCCGCTACCCATTCCATAGGATGGGCGATATCCTACGGAGCTGTATTCGGCCTGGGTGCGACATTGCTATGGTTTCTCTTTTTTTCCGTCGTTCTCACCGCTATTCTCAAAGAGAGCCTCGTCCATCTCTCACGCTATCGAGGATTTCTTCAACACGCGGCACCGATTCTTCTCGCAGGGATCGGAATCGCAATTATAAAAGGATGGATATACCTATGA
- a CDS encoding TonB family protein has translation MTAARKSFLLSLVFHTLMGSLAFFVLIQMRTPPPMVKIPLQHITLVSLSDSAPIPKTEKIVSPKPDITPPMPIKPLTSQPTPSAKAQNSKPTPIQTAPSQTLSPVQTVSAPPSSQPSVQNAPAAEAVQSPAKPKIDIAAEKRAFFASLRSTIQNHLRYPSAARRRGMEGEVGVRFSLSNNGTINAISIRHGAEIFHNSAKTAVASASGINVPKNLVDSLPMEIELTLEFRLNS, from the coding sequence ATGACCGCCGCACGAAAATCATTTCTCCTCTCTTTAGTGTTTCATACCCTGATGGGTTCATTGGCTTTTTTTGTTTTGATCCAAATGCGCACTCCGCCCCCTATGGTGAAAATTCCACTCCAACACATAACATTAGTCTCTTTGAGCGATAGTGCTCCCATTCCTAAAACTGAGAAAATTGTCTCACCGAAGCCTGATATTACACCGCCCATGCCGATTAAACCGCTAACGTCTCAGCCGACCCCTTCCGCCAAAGCGCAAAACTCAAAACCAACTCCCATTCAAACCGCGCCGAGTCAAACACTCTCCCCGGTTCAAACCGTATCGGCACCGCCATCATCTCAACCGAGTGTTCAAAATGCACCGGCTGCCGAAGCGGTCCAATCTCCCGCAAAACCTAAAATCGATATTGCGGCGGAAAAGAGGGCTTTTTTTGCCTCTTTGCGTTCAACGATTCAAAACCATTTGCGCTATCCGAGCGCCGCACGCCGCAGAGGAATGGAAGGAGAAGTCGGAGTCCGTTTCAGCCTTTCGAACAATGGAACCATCAATGCCATATCGATCCGACACGGAGCAGAGATTTTTCATAATTCGGCAAAAACAGCCGTTGCTTCGGCTTCCGGAATCAACGTGCCGAAAAACCTCGTAGACTCGTTGCCGATGGAGATAGAACTAACCTTGGAGTTCAGACTCAACAGCTGA
- a CDS encoding outer membrane beta-barrel protein yields MYLRFLSLFSLTLLSLIHAAEYELGHGIRVNDAINVGGYFSTELESNQQSDTFTLDDVAVLAYGDINPMVSYLVELESVGFYHKNFTDGTETQSHKFHIERLYGDLWMSDDFNIRFGKQITPIGYWNMEPINVLRDTTSSPLYSKFLFPKFLTGIDINGYVPQTQGLKYHLFAQNNHDMDEEYINIPNTHFFGFALDQEISMDWNTGGSIGEYIAKTGQRTRFIQGNFKYDDTRWQVLTEALAAKSEYGDRQDDYTYSGYTQAMYRYSPEHALIGRYEYYNDHHTDYKDHILTLGYSYRPLYPVSLKGEYQWHSQNDENRALFSFSVLF; encoded by the coding sequence GTGTATCTACGATTTTTATCACTCTTTTCTCTCACACTCCTCTCACTGATACACGCAGCTGAGTATGAATTGGGACACGGTATCCGTGTCAATGATGCCATCAACGTCGGAGGCTATTTTTCAACCGAGCTTGAATCCAATCAGCAAAGCGACACCTTTACTCTGGATGATGTGGCCGTCTTGGCATACGGCGATATCAACCCTATGGTTTCGTATTTAGTGGAATTAGAATCGGTCGGCTTTTACCATAAAAACTTCACCGACGGAACAGAGACTCAAAGCCATAAATTTCATATCGAACGCCTCTACGGCGATCTATGGATGTCCGATGATTTTAACATCCGTTTCGGAAAACAGATCACACCGATCGGGTATTGGAATATGGAGCCGATTAATGTTTTACGCGACACCACGTCCAGTCCCCTCTATAGCAAATTCCTTTTTCCGAAATTTCTTACCGGTATCGATATCAACGGTTATGTTCCGCAAACGCAAGGGCTGAAGTACCATCTTTTTGCTCAAAATAATCACGATATGGATGAAGAGTATATCAATATCCCCAATACCCATTTTTTCGGATTTGCCCTCGACCAAGAGATCTCTATGGATTGGAATACCGGAGGAAGCATTGGGGAGTACATTGCCAAAACCGGTCAGCGGACCCGTTTTATTCAGGGAAATTTCAAATACGACGACACCCGGTGGCAGGTATTGACAGAGGCTTTAGCCGCCAAAAGCGAATACGGCGATCGTCAAGACGATTACACCTATTCTGGCTATACGCAGGCGATGTACCGTTATAGCCCCGAACATGCGCTTATAGGACGTTATGAGTATTACAACGATCACCATACCGATTATAAAGACCATATTCTAACCCTCGGATACAGCTATCGGCCGCTCTATCCCGTCTCACTCAAAGGGGAATATCAATGGCACTCTCAAAATGATGAAAACCGTGCCCTATTCTCTTTTTCGGTGCTCTTCTGA
- a CDS encoding HD domain-containing phosphohydrolase → MSFKLKTILLFLGISIIPYALTMILMGNSFRQEQYDAITQEMNTQLSLTVERIDQSLQTLQNDMAFIAKSEVMNDIYTQDLDRRISNLLLSKKNDMKMSGDFYVIDPNGKIIASSDFSSISQTKKLHPFLAIPILSNFTQTQIAQLIVTYPLENFLPFFSNSTERHYYIRHHDGTISLRPDIFDESLKVSRALKNQPKLTVVLEEEKGYAYRLLYKYEQWFIALLIAGALFIAVAAYYVATALIRPIIALSDTAKKITRTQDYTQQVSVDREDEIGQLSDAFNTMIGGMDKALDEITTLNHEIEDTQREVVFTMGAIGESRSKETGNHVKRVAEYSKLLALYYGLDKEEAEMLKQASPMHDIGKVAIPDAVLNKPGRFDEEERLIMDTHAALGYDMLKHSNRPLLQMAAIVAYEHHEKYNGTGYPRGLKGDEIHIYGRITALADVFDALGSDRVYKKAWDDERIFTLFKEERGEHFDPRLVDIFFDHLDEFLSIRETFKDMHES, encoded by the coding sequence ATGAGTTTTAAACTCAAAACGATTCTCCTTTTTTTAGGGATCAGTATTATTCCCTATGCCCTGACGATGATTCTGATGGGAAATTCCTTCCGCCAAGAACAATATGACGCCATAACCCAAGAGATGAATACACAGCTAAGCCTTACGGTAGAGCGGATTGACCAATCGCTGCAAACCCTCCAAAACGATATGGCATTTATTGCCAAATCGGAGGTTATGAACGATATTTACACGCAGGATTTGGATCGCCGAATCAGCAACCTGCTGCTTTCCAAAAAAAATGATATGAAAATGAGCGGCGATTTTTATGTCATTGATCCCAACGGAAAGATTATCGCCTCAAGCGATTTTTCTTCCATTTCCCAAACCAAAAAACTGCATCCGTTTTTAGCGATCCCTATCCTCTCAAATTTTACCCAAACGCAGATTGCACAGCTTATCGTTACCTATCCGCTCGAAAATTTCCTCCCTTTTTTCTCCAATTCTACCGAACGCCATTATTACATCCGCCATCATGACGGTACTATTTCTCTACGTCCCGATATTTTCGATGAATCTCTCAAAGTTTCCCGTGCTCTTAAGAACCAGCCGAAACTGACCGTTGTCCTAGAAGAGGAAAAAGGGTATGCCTACCGCCTGCTCTACAAATATGAGCAGTGGTTTATCGCTCTGCTGATTGCGGGAGCTCTTTTTATCGCCGTAGCGGCGTATTATGTCGCCACAGCGCTTATCCGTCCGATCATCGCCCTCTCCGATACCGCCAAGAAAATTACCCGAACCCAAGATTACACGCAGCAAGTATCGGTAGACCGGGAAGACGAAATCGGGCAGCTCTCCGACGCGTTCAATACGATGATCGGAGGAATGGACAAAGCACTGGATGAGATCACCACCCTTAATCATGAGATCGAAGACACCCAGCGCGAAGTCGTTTTTACGATGGGTGCAATCGGGGAAAGCCGTTCCAAAGAGACGGGCAACCACGTCAAACGGGTAGCGGAATATTCCAAACTCCTTGCCCTCTATTACGGCCTAGATAAAGAAGAAGCCGAAATGCTCAAACAGGCGTCGCCGATGCATGATATCGGAAAAGTGGCTATCCCCGATGCCGTACTCAATAAACCCGGGCGATTTGATGAAGAAGAACGGCTTATCATGGATACCCATGCCGCTCTGGGCTACGACATGCTCAAACACTCCAATCGCCCGCTTTTGCAAATGGCCGCTATCGTGGCGTATGAACACCATGAAAAATACAACGGTACCGGATACCCTCGAGGATTAAAAGGTGATGAGATTCACATTTACGGACGTATTACCGCTTTGGCCGATGTTTTTGATGCGCTTGGAAGCGACCGTGTGTATAAGAAAGCCTGGGACGACGAACGGATTTTTACCCTCTTTAAAGAGGAGAGGGGAGAACATTTCGATCCCCGACTCGTCGATATCTTTTTTGACCATCTGGATGAGTTTCTTTCCATTCGGGAGACATTTAAAGATATGCACGAATCCTAA
- a CDS encoding cytochrome b/b6 domain-containing protein, protein MRHFSPSFRVWHWLNAIAMFGLFITVVLRESVMHKANIGSIVQTKMAELGTIITDEQAVMIGKAVRSPMWDWHIYLGIAVAVLLVARLAMVFKNGFGFDDNAAMQKVYRLYKAVYVLLAVMSISGLALYLKLAGDAKESIETVHQYVGWALFAFIAVHIVGVVLAEKSDQSGLVSRMINGK, encoded by the coding sequence ATGCGACATTTTTCACCATCCTTTAGAGTATGGCATTGGTTGAACGCAATTGCGATGTTTGGATTATTTATTACCGTTGTACTGCGCGAAAGTGTGATGCATAAGGCTAATATCGGCTCAATCGTTCAAACCAAAATGGCGGAGTTGGGGACAATAATCACGGATGAACAGGCGGTAATGATCGGTAAAGCCGTACGCTCTCCGATGTGGGATTGGCATATCTATTTAGGGATTGCGGTCGCAGTTTTATTGGTAGCTCGGTTGGCAATGGTTTTCAAAAACGGATTCGGATTTGATGATAATGCGGCAATGCAAAAAGTATACCGTCTCTATAAAGCGGTTTATGTGCTTTTGGCCGTAATGTCGATCAGCGGTTTGGCTTTGTATCTTAAACTGGCAGGAGATGCGAAGGAGAGTATCGAAACGGTGCATCAATATGTGGGATGGGCTCTTTTTGCTTTTATTGCTGTGCACATTGTCGGTGTCGTACTGGCGGAAAAAAGCGACCAAAGCGGTTTGGTATCGCGGATGATCAATGGTAAATAG
- a CDS encoding 3-isopropylmalate dehydratase large subunit produces MGQTITEKIFSEHVGHPVYAGEIVRSPIDMVIGNDITTPISIKAFEDSGATKLANPEGFSIVLDHFIPAKDIASANQARISRDFAKKHAMKHFFDEKDMGIEHALLPEKGLVVPGDVIIGADSHTCTHGALGAFSTGMGSTDLAFAMITGGNWFKVPESIKVVLSGKPGTYTTGKDIILEVIRMIGVDGALYRTLEFVGSTIQYLSMDDRFSMCNMAIEAGAKSGIVAYDDITAEFLADKPLAREPKIHYSDDDATYVQVLEIDVGRLEPVIAYPFLPSNGHSLSQAVSDKIKVDQAFIGSCTNGRLSDLKIAAEILKGKRVHQDVRLIVTPGTQRIVREATKLGYIDIIIDAGGVVSNPTCGACLGGYMGILGDNEVAVATTNRNFVGRMGSRSSKVYLANSAVAAASAITGYITDPSTIH; encoded by the coding sequence ATGGGTCAGACCATCACAGAAAAAATATTCTCCGAGCATGTCGGACATCCCGTTTATGCGGGTGAAATCGTCCGTTCGCCGATCGACATGGTTATCGGGAACGACATCACTACTCCGATTTCCATCAAAGCGTTCGAAGATTCGGGTGCAACCAAACTTGCCAATCCGGAAGGGTTCTCGATCGTTCTAGATCACTTTATCCCTGCCAAAGATATCGCATCGGCGAACCAGGCCCGCATCAGCCGTGATTTCGCTAAAAAACATGCAATGAAACACTTTTTTGACGAAAAAGACATGGGGATCGAACACGCATTGCTCCCCGAAAAAGGGCTTGTCGTCCCGGGCGACGTCATCATCGGTGCCGATTCGCATACCTGTACACACGGTGCATTAGGTGCATTCTCGACGGGGATGGGTTCGACTGACCTCGCATTCGCAATGATCACCGGGGGGAACTGGTTCAAAGTTCCCGAGTCGATCAAAGTCGTCCTCAGCGGCAAACCCGGAACCTATACGACGGGAAAAGATATCATCCTCGAAGTGATCCGCATGATCGGGGTTGACGGAGCATTGTACCGCACCCTTGAATTTGTCGGCAGCACAATCCAGTACCTCAGCATGGACGACCGTTTCAGTATGTGTAACATGGCGATCGAAGCGGGGGCAAAAAGCGGTATCGTAGCCTATGATGATATCACGGCCGAGTTCCTCGCTGACAAGCCGCTTGCCCGCGAACCGAAAATCCACTATTCAGACGACGATGCGACCTACGTTCAGGTGCTCGAAATCGATGTGGGCCGCCTTGAGCCGGTTATTGCCTATCCGTTCTTGCCGTCCAACGGCCACAGCCTAAGCCAAGCGGTAAGCGATAAAATCAAAGTCGACCAGGCCTTCATCGGCAGCTGTACCAACGGCCGCTTGAGCGACCTTAAAATCGCCGCTGAAATCCTCAAAGGCAAGCGTGTCCATCAGGATGTCCGTCTTATCGTCACTCCGGGTACGCAACGGATCGTCCGCGAAGCGACGAAACTCGGCTACATCGATATCATTATCGATGCGGGCGGCGTCGTCTCGAATCCGACCTGCGGAGCCTGCTTGGGCGGATACATGGGAATTCTAGGAGATAACGAAGTGGCTGTTGCGACAACCAACCGTAACTTTGTAGGACGTATGGGATCACGCAGTTCAAAAGTCTACCTTGCCAACTCTGCCGTAGCCGCCGCTTCGGCTATTACCGGATATATCACCGATCCTTCCACTATCCACTAA
- a CDS encoding DUF2780 domain-containing protein, giving the protein MRSLTLAALLLLSSNAGAFDFGSMMQNVAPVANAVAPVADEKLLSNPLIKNLTTTLGVTPTQAIGGTAAILNDTKAKMSPADFMALTKQVPQAGTLLAAAPAGMLKLGGVGSQFSFLGMDPSMVTKFSPLVLEYLQSGATPGMDKILSAAFAQ; this is encoded by the coding sequence ATGCGTTCACTTACTCTTGCAGCACTCTTGCTACTCTCAAGCAATGCCGGCGCTTTTGATTTCGGGTCGATGATGCAAAATGTCGCTCCGGTCGCGAATGCCGTAGCTCCGGTTGCGGATGAGAAACTGCTTTCCAATCCGTTAATCAAAAATCTTACAACTACACTGGGCGTCACTCCGACCCAAGCGATTGGCGGTACGGCCGCTATCCTCAATGATACAAAAGCAAAAATGAGCCCTGCCGATTTCATGGCTCTGACCAAACAAGTCCCCCAAGCGGGAACACTTCTTGCCGCAGCTCCTGCAGGGATGCTCAAACTAGGCGGTGTCGGATCGCAGTTCTCATTTTTAGGGATGGATCCGTCGATGGTGACCAAATTTTCGCCGCTAGTGCTCGAATACCTCCAAAGCGGTGCAACACCGGGTATGGATAAAATCCTCTCAGCCGCATTTGCCCAGTAA
- a CDS encoding metallophosphoesterase: MSTMILFPLILTILFGLIHSLTYTRIVKHLHIKSSTRRFLKYLLIANMIAVLGYLASRYFLSIPKFLYFFLSLSIGIGFVLFMGIILYELLHLLQRIAPFKEEKRLFFKRSTDLGFLALGSAFVGAGIVEGAKEPIVTYVDILQNRFNGNHYTIAQISDFHIGGLIDKEFVTKSVAAINRLDPDLIVITGDLSDAHVDTLKEAIDELQHLKSRYGTYYIVGNHEYFHSLEDTIAYVKQIGIHVLENSSVKINDFYIAGVYDLFGYRAKTHIPDIDQAMRGIPPDAPTLLLAHQPKYIQYLQDYTPSLILSGHTHGGQIWPFGYLVSLAQPYVKGLHSLGENRHIYVNSGIGFWGPPMRLGSHAEITCITWS; the protein is encoded by the coding sequence ATGAGTACGATGATTTTATTTCCGTTAATCCTGACCATCCTGTTTGGTTTGATTCACTCCCTGACCTATACCCGTATTGTCAAACATTTGCATATCAAATCCTCAACCCGCCGATTTTTAAAATACCTCTTGATCGCCAATATGATCGCCGTCTTAGGGTATCTCGCAAGCCGCTATTTTCTCAGTATCCCGAAGTTTCTCTATTTCTTCCTTTCGCTCAGCATCGGAATCGGCTTTGTCCTGTTTATGGGAATTATTCTGTATGAGCTGCTTCATCTCCTGCAGCGGATCGCTCCGTTTAAAGAGGAGAAGCGGCTCTTTTTCAAACGCTCTACCGATTTGGGGTTTTTAGCCCTGGGCAGCGCTTTTGTGGGTGCCGGAATCGTTGAGGGGGCAAAAGAACCGATTGTCACTTATGTTGATATCCTGCAAAACCGATTCAACGGAAATCATTACACGATTGCCCAAATCAGCGATTTCCACATCGGCGGATTAATCGATAAAGAATTTGTCACCAAGAGTGTGGCGGCGATCAACCGACTCGATCCCGATTTGATAGTCATCACAGGCGATTTGTCCGATGCGCATGTTGATACGCTCAAAGAGGCGATCGATGAGCTGCAGCATCTTAAAAGCCGTTACGGAACCTACTATATCGTGGGGAACCATGAATATTTTCACTCTCTCGAAGATACCATCGCCTATGTGAAACAAATCGGCATCCATGTACTGGAAAACAGCTCGGTTAAAATCAACGATTTTTATATTGCCGGAGTCTATGACCTATTCGGGTACCGTGCCAAAACCCATATTCCCGATATTGATCAGGCGATGCGCGGCATTCCCCCCGATGCACCGACCCTTCTGCTGGCCCATCAGCCCAAGTATATTCAATACCTTCAAGATTACACCCCCTCGCTCATCCTTAGCGGACATACCCACGGCGGTCAGATTTGGCCTTTTGGCTATTTGGTCTCCCTGGCACAGCCCTATGTCAAAGGACTTCATTCATTAGGTGAAAACCGCCATATTTATGTCAACAGCGGTATCGGTTTTTGGGGGCCGCCGATGCGGCTCGGCTCGCACGCTGAAATCACTTGCATCACATGGTCGTGA
- the mobA gene encoding molybdenum cofactor guanylyltransferase MobA, with protein sequence MHCVIFAGGKSSRMGEDKSLLPFGGFSTLAEFQYTRLSKLFKYVSISTKNADKFDFQADFILDPEGIDYAPTVGFVTAFKTLKNERLMILSVDTPFIDETIFQALLDADNENLDAVIAKTKGGSHPLCGLYHRSLAKEFERMLDENDHRLGKLLASSSTAYVNFEEEELFANLNHPHEYQEALSRFCVPNR encoded by the coding sequence ATGCACTGTGTTATCTTTGCCGGAGGCAAAAGCTCACGGATGGGAGAAGATAAATCGCTTCTTCCGTTTGGCGGTTTTTCTACTCTCGCCGAGTTTCAATATACCCGCCTTTCCAAACTTTTTAAATACGTTTCCATCTCTACCAAAAACGCAGATAAATTTGATTTCCAAGCTGATTTCATCCTTGATCCCGAAGGGATAGATTATGCACCTACCGTAGGATTCGTAACTGCGTTTAAAACATTGAAAAATGAACGGCTTATGATTTTGAGCGTTGATACCCCATTTATCGATGAAACGATTTTTCAAGCATTGCTTGATGCCGACAATGAAAATTTAGATGCGGTGATAGCGAAAACAAAAGGGGGAAGCCATCCGTTGTGCGGTCTTTATCACCGAAGCCTGGCAAAAGAATTTGAAAGGATGTTGGACGAAAACGATCATCGTCTCGGTAAGCTGTTAGCCTCCTCTTCAACCGCTTATGTGAATTTTGAAGAAGAGGAGTTATTCGCTAATCTCAATCATCCTCATGAGTATCAAGAGGCACTTTCTCGCTTTTGCGTACCAAATAGATAA
- the moaC gene encoding cyclic pyranopterin monophosphate synthase MoaC encodes MNLTHLDERDRPKMVDVSDKNTTSRVAVASGLITMSRSAFNAVVNQTAKKGPVLQTAVIAAIMGTKKTSDLIPMCHPLNLSGVHCDIEEYPELPGFKLIVTAKLSGQTGVEMEALTGTSIGLLTIYDMLKAIDKGMVIGPIQLETKSGGKSGDYQRNDSKA; translated from the coding sequence ATGAATTTAACCCACCTAGATGAGCGCGATCGTCCGAAAATGGTCGATGTTTCCGATAAAAATACTACCTCGCGCGTTGCCGTTGCCAGCGGCTTGATAACGATGAGCCGTTCGGCATTTAATGCCGTCGTCAATCAAACCGCCAAAAAAGGGCCGGTACTCCAGACCGCCGTTATTGCCGCGATTATGGGGACAAAAAAAACATCGGACCTCATCCCGATGTGCCACCCTCTCAACCTCAGCGGTGTCCATTGCGATATCGAAGAGTACCCAGAACTGCCGGGCTTTAAGCTCATCGTCACGGCTAAACTCAGCGGTCAGACGGGAGTAGAGATGGAAGCGCTTACCGGTACGAGCATCGGCCTGCTCACCATTTATGACATGCTCAAAGCGATCGATAAAGGGATGGTCATCGGTCCGATTCAACTCGAAACCAAATCAGGAGGCAAAAGTGGTGATTATCAACGAAACGACTCAAAAGCTTGA
- a CDS encoding HP0495 family protein, with protein sequence MIINETTQKLELEYPCNWCYKVVAHERAGIEIAALEIFTERRYTLTPSNSSKSGKYISMNLELLVHNEDERTYFYETLKAHPHIKMVL encoded by the coding sequence GTGATTATCAACGAAACGACTCAAAAGCTTGAGTTGGAATACCCTTGCAACTGGTGCTATAAAGTAGTTGCCCATGAACGGGCGGGCATAGAGATTGCGGCATTGGAAATATTTACCGAACGCCGATACACGCTCACCCCGTCCAATAGCAGCAAAAGCGGAAAATATATCAGCATGAACTTAGAACTATTGGTTCATAATGAAGACGAACGAACCTATTTCTATGAAACGCTAAAGGCTCATCCTCATATCAAAATGGTGTTATAA